A part of Agrobacterium vitis genomic DNA contains:
- a CDS encoding RNA polymerase sigma factor, whose protein sequence is MTDDPDEELVRQVATGDQAAMRTMVARKLPRFLALANRMLADPVEAEDVAQETFLRIWKHAGGWRQGRARFDTWAHRVAINLCYDRLRKRRDVLMAEPPDRMDEAPLPDAGLTEGEADSQQVNAALQALAPRQREAIVLVYYQDMSNLEAASVMQISVDALESLLARGRRSLQKTLTADGLTSDGLNGDGNE, encoded by the coding sequence ATGACCGACGATCCCGATGAAGAGTTGGTCAGACAAGTTGCGACGGGCGATCAGGCTGCGATGCGGACCATGGTCGCGCGCAAGCTGCCGCGTTTTCTGGCGCTTGCCAATCGCATGCTCGCAGACCCGGTGGAGGCGGAGGATGTGGCGCAGGAAACCTTTCTGCGCATCTGGAAACATGCCGGCGGTTGGCGACAAGGCCGTGCCCGGTTCGATACCTGGGCGCACCGCGTGGCAATCAACCTTTGCTACGACCGGCTGCGCAAGCGGCGTGACGTGCTGATGGCCGAGCCCCCGGACCGGATGGACGAAGCGCCTCTGCCCGATGCCGGGCTGACGGAAGGCGAAGCAGACAGTCAGCAGGTCAATGCGGCCTTGCAGGCGCTCGCCCCCCGGCAAAGGGAAGCAATCGTCCTGGTTTACTACCAGGACATGTCGAACCTGGAGGCGGCCAGTGTGATGCAGATCAGCGTCGATGCGCTGGAAAGCCTTTTGGCGCGTGGACGACGGTCTTTGCAAAAGACGCTGACCGCAGACGGTCTGACCAGCGACGGGCTGAACGGAGATGGTAATGAGTGA
- a CDS encoding zinc ribbon domain-containing protein YjdM, with the protein MAGDNDDYIYDEATGEWRPASEVATAAAQASEVRDASGNILQDGDSVTLIKDLKVKGAGQTLKQGTVIKSIRLTDNPEEIDCRHDAIKGLVLRTEFVKKR; encoded by the coding sequence GTGGCTGGCGATAACGACGATTACATTTATGATGAAGCGACCGGCGAATGGCGCCCCGCCTCCGAAGTGGCAACTGCTGCCGCTCAGGCATCGGAGGTCCGTGATGCTTCGGGCAATATTTTGCAGGATGGCGATTCCGTCACCCTCATCAAGGATCTGAAGGTCAAGGGCGCTGGCCAGACGCTGAAACAGGGCACCGTCATCAAATCGATCCGCCTCACGGACAACCCGGAAGAGATCGATTGCCGTCATGACGCGATCAAGGGACTGGTGCTGCGGACGGAATTCGTCAAGAAGCGTTGA
- a CDS encoding glucose/quinate/shikimate family membrane-bound PQQ-dependent dehydrogenase translates to MVQQKGALSAVAKLWLILLGTVLILAGLFLAIGGYRLITLGGSWYFIITGIAVVLSGLLVLMRRPLGAVLFVIITLLTAIWAIWDAGLDFWPLISRLLAFGIGSTVVLLSLPLLRKARGLAPGYAGSFTFAAVLALASAGGVAGMFMPHPSVPFTGTPIARVPVDPASEQKNWEHYGNTSGGSRFAALDQINIDNVKALTVAWTYHTGDTPISPGNNGAEDQETPLQVGEKLFLCTPHNNVIAVDIDSGKQLWKAEINAKSSVWMRCRGLAYFDATRPLDQPTVPGSTPVSAVTVAPGALCERRILMNTIQAQLIALDADTGAFCPDFGTNGRVDLKIGMGDAPDPQYVLTSAPTLAGTTVVVGGRIADNVQVDMPGGVMRGFDAVTGELRWAFDPGNPDITKLPPPGQTYTRSTPNVWAAMSYDPASNTVFMPVGSPSVDLYGKTRTALDHKYGASMLALDATTGREKWVYQTVHNDLWDFDVPMQPSFIDFPKADGTKVPALVFGTKAGQLYVLDRQTGQPLTEVKDITVKAANIPNEPYSLTQPLSVGMPQIGTGPFTESDMWGATPFDQLMCRIAFKSMRYEGLYTAPGTDTSLAFPGSLGGMNWGGLSTDPVHNMIFVNDMRVGLWVKMQEAAPTAKTSNGGESVNTGMGLVPMKGTPYAVLKDRFLSAAGIPCQKPPFGTLTAVDMKTQKIVWQVPVGTVMDQGPLGIKMGLPIPIGMPTLGGTLATQGGLVFIAGTQDYYLRAYSAATGEEVWKARLPVGSQGGPMTFKSPKTGKQYVVISAGGARQSTDRGDYVIAYALPN, encoded by the coding sequence ATGGTCCAACAAAAAGGCGCCCTCTCGGCGGTTGCCAAACTCTGGCTGATCCTGCTGGGCACGGTGCTCATTCTCGCCGGTTTATTTCTTGCCATCGGCGGCTATCGACTGATCACGCTGGGCGGTAGCTGGTATTTCATCATCACCGGTATTGCCGTGGTCCTGTCCGGTCTGCTGGTTTTGATGCGGCGCCCGCTCGGCGCTGTGCTGTTCGTCATCATTACGCTGTTGACCGCCATCTGGGCGATCTGGGATGCCGGTCTGGATTTCTGGCCGCTGATCTCGCGCCTGCTGGCCTTCGGTATCGGCTCCACCGTGGTGCTGCTTTCGCTGCCGCTTTTGCGCAAGGCGCGCGGCCTGGCACCCGGCTATGCCGGTTCGTTCACGTTTGCCGCAGTTCTGGCCTTGGCGTCCGCAGGCGGTGTGGCCGGCATGTTCATGCCCCATCCTTCCGTGCCGTTTACCGGCACTCCGATTGCCCGTGTGCCGGTCGATCCGGCAAGCGAACAGAAGAACTGGGAACATTACGGCAATACATCAGGCGGTAGCCGCTTTGCCGCGCTCGACCAGATCAATATCGATAATGTCAAAGCTCTGACGGTCGCCTGGACCTATCATACCGGCGACACGCCGATCAGCCCCGGCAACAACGGTGCGGAAGATCAGGAAACCCCGTTGCAGGTTGGCGAAAAGCTGTTCCTCTGCACCCCCCATAACAACGTCATCGCCGTCGATATCGATAGCGGCAAACAGCTTTGGAAGGCCGAGATCAACGCCAAGTCGTCGGTGTGGATGCGGTGCCGCGGTCTTGCCTATTTCGACGCGACCCGTCCGCTGGATCAGCCAACGGTTCCCGGCTCGACGCCGGTCTCTGCGGTGACTGTTGCACCGGGTGCGCTTTGCGAACGCCGCATCCTGATGAACACGATCCAGGCTCAGTTGATTGCACTCGATGCAGATACCGGCGCGTTTTGCCCGGATTTCGGCACCAATGGCCGTGTCGATCTGAAGATCGGCATGGGCGATGCGCCCGATCCGCAATATGTGTTGACATCGGCACCCACGCTTGCCGGAACCACTGTCGTGGTCGGTGGCCGTATCGCCGATAACGTCCAGGTCGATATGCCGGGTGGTGTCATGCGTGGTTTCGATGCTGTCACCGGTGAATTGCGCTGGGCATTTGATCCCGGCAATCCTGATATCACCAAACTGCCGCCTCCGGGCCAGACCTACACGCGCTCGACGCCGAATGTCTGGGCTGCGATGTCCTACGATCCGGCCTCCAATACGGTGTTCATGCCGGTTGGCAGCCCATCGGTCGATCTTTACGGCAAGACACGCACAGCGCTTGATCATAAATACGGCGCATCCATGCTGGCGCTTGATGCCACCACGGGCCGTGAAAAATGGGTCTACCAGACGGTCCATAACGACCTCTGGGATTTCGACGTGCCGATGCAGCCGTCGTTCATCGATTTCCCGAAGGCGGATGGCACCAAGGTTCCGGCCCTGGTTTTCGGCACCAAGGCCGGTCAGCTCTACGTTCTCGACCGGCAAACCGGCCAGCCGCTGACGGAGGTCAAGGATATCACGGTCAAGGCGGCCAACATTCCGAACGAGCCTTACTCTCTTACCCAGCCCCTGTCGGTCGGCATGCCGCAGATCGGTACCGGTCCTTTTACCGAGTCCGACATGTGGGGTGCCACGCCGTTTGACCAGCTGATGTGCCGTATCGCCTTCAAATCCATGCGCTATGAAGGCCTGTATACGGCTCCCGGCACCGATACCTCGCTTGCATTCCCTGGCTCGCTCGGCGGCATGAACTGGGGTGGTCTTTCCACCGACCCGGTCCACAACATGATTTTCGTCAACGACATGCGCGTCGGGCTTTGGGTGAAAATGCAGGAAGCGGCACCCACGGCCAAGACGTCAAATGGCGGCGAAAGCGTCAATACCGGCATGGGCCTCGTGCCGATGAAGGGGACGCCCTATGCGGTTCTCAAGGATCGCTTCCTCTCAGCCGCAGGCATTCCCTGCCAGAAGCCGCCGTTCGGTACGCTGACAGCGGTGGATATGAAAACCCAGAAGATCGTCTGGCAGGTACCGGTTGGTACCGTCATGGATCAGGGACCGCTTGGCATCAAGATGGGTCTGCCCATTCCAATCGGCATGCCGACACTTGGTGGCACGCTTGCCACGCAGGGTGGTCTGGTCTTCATCGCCGGCACGCAGGACTATTATCTGCGTGCCTATAGCGCGGCGACGGGCGAGGAAGTTTGGAAAGCCCGGTTGCCTGTCGGCAGCCAGGGCGGCCCGATGACCTTCAAGTCACCCAAGACCGGCAAGCAATATGTGGTGATCTCGGCAGGCGGCGCGCGCCAGTCGACCGATCGTGGCGACTACGTCATCGCTTACGCTTTGCCGAACTGA
- a CDS encoding ROK family transcriptional regulator, with protein sequence MNKRGPLHGIGHTQAAVLKHLRRKGIASRAELADLCGVTQAAVSMMTRDLIERGIIVQGARRQSQRGAPHIDLMLCENIGYALGVHANSYSLTLTLLDFCGNRIGEQQVEGPYDRFSDVQTTIKTLKADLLASNGIDQRLLIGACVAMPTRFRHGTAFLDLAEEIVSWAGADLASTLRETLDCPVMIENDANAAAMGELALGNTTEHDNFAYLYLSEGIGSGIIIGKELYRGNLGNAGEVGALRARGLSRPSFDDLAAWCKEHHGNIPKGRSSDQWTAYLEANPAVFHAWLERAGPELATLAFMVTAVLAPSAIYIGGTLPRLVREQLAPWLDFSTSDPFDGARVIQPDICLPQIAAVDAVAFGAAAMILHSVPGNPGV encoded by the coding sequence CTGAACAAACGAGGTCCTTTGCACGGCATCGGCCATACGCAAGCAGCGGTGCTGAAGCACTTGCGGCGAAAAGGCATCGCATCGCGTGCAGAACTCGCGGATTTATGTGGCGTCACCCAGGCCGCCGTCAGCATGATGACCCGTGACCTGATAGAGCGCGGTATCATCGTGCAGGGAGCCAGGCGACAGAGTCAGCGCGGCGCACCGCATATCGACCTCATGCTCTGCGAAAACATCGGGTATGCGCTTGGTGTCCATGCCAACAGCTATTCGCTGACACTGACGCTGCTCGATTTTTGCGGCAACCGGATTGGCGAACAGCAGGTTGAAGGGCCTTACGACAGATTTTCCGACGTTCAAACGACCATCAAAACTCTCAAGGCCGACTTACTGGCATCGAATGGTATTGATCAACGCCTGCTGATCGGCGCTTGTGTGGCCATGCCGACCCGTTTTCGCCATGGCACGGCATTCCTCGATCTCGCAGAGGAAATCGTATCCTGGGCAGGCGCAGATCTTGCCTCGACCCTGCGCGAGACACTTGACTGCCCAGTGATGATTGAAAACGACGCCAATGCTGCGGCCATGGGCGAACTTGCCTTGGGCAATACCACCGAACACGACAATTTTGCGTATCTGTACCTGTCCGAGGGCATCGGCAGCGGCATCATCATTGGCAAGGAACTCTATCGCGGCAATCTGGGAAATGCCGGCGAAGTGGGTGCGCTTCGTGCGCGAGGATTATCGCGCCCCTCTTTTGACGATCTTGCGGCTTGGTGCAAAGAACATCACGGAAACATACCGAAAGGCCGGTCTTCAGACCAATGGACGGCATATCTGGAGGCTAACCCAGCGGTTTTTCACGCATGGCTGGAGAGAGCCGGGCCGGAATTAGCCACGCTCGCCTTTATGGTCACAGCCGTTCTTGCACCATCGGCGATCTATATCGGCGGAACACTACCCAGACTGGTTCGGGAACAGCTTGCACCCTGGCTTGATTTCTCAACATCGGATCCGTTCGATGGAGCACGGGTCATTCAACCGGACATATGTCTCCCGCAAATCGCAGCGGTCGATGCCGTCGCTTTTGGCGCCGCAGCTATGATCCTTCATAGCGTGCCGGGCAATCCGGGTGTCTGA
- a CDS encoding ABC transporter substrate-binding protein, giving the protein MTKCLALLATVAISALSTGWAHAEDIKIKLSTLADKTAPARITNIEAAADIMNRQFKAAGVDKHIVIEANNSTVKGWDDLALDTLKAFSVGQGPDIYVVPHEWISKFAEDGDALPMDERIAAAPWVYGDILPVLWKAAKGNDGKIYGIPQDAEIRMFFYNKDMLRKIGKDEAFIEGLPAKVEAGEFTLDDLTALSKEVVDAKAAQYGMLHRPNVGIDYLMVFQSYGVKFQDEKTGKLVFPKAEMTKALGWYERNAKQGVTPVDNTAMSWDAIQGAFKQEKAFIFHQGVWAVAWQLGEMNGATWPTDRAGYFHKIGWIPAPAAEKGGKPSNLSHPLLYTVNAKSKNADIAADLVALATLPYFNNQHAVTSYHTAISNAQTAMPKYKDNWVLSAASPMMAHAGFVPNHTQFGSYNKILFSGLQAVETGKMKASDAVEFIADELETQFGSDVEIRDTASN; this is encoded by the coding sequence ATGACCAAATGCCTTGCCCTTCTCGCCACCGTGGCGATTTCTGCGCTTTCCACTGGATGGGCGCATGCAGAAGACATCAAGATCAAGCTTTCGACGCTTGCCGATAAGACGGCTCCGGCGCGCATCACCAATATTGAAGCCGCCGCAGACATCATGAACCGGCAGTTCAAGGCGGCTGGCGTCGATAAGCATATTGTCATCGAAGCCAACAACAGCACCGTCAAAGGCTGGGACGATCTGGCGCTCGATACGCTGAAGGCATTTTCTGTCGGTCAGGGGCCGGACATCTATGTCGTGCCGCATGAATGGATCAGCAAATTCGCCGAGGATGGCGATGCGCTGCCGATGGACGAACGGATCGCTGCTGCCCCTTGGGTCTATGGCGACATCCTGCCGGTTCTCTGGAAGGCCGCCAAGGGCAATGATGGCAAGATCTACGGCATACCGCAGGATGCCGAGATCCGTATGTTCTTCTATAACAAGGACATGCTGCGCAAGATCGGCAAGGATGAGGCCTTTATCGAAGGATTGCCGGCCAAGGTTGAGGCCGGCGAATTCACGCTCGATGATCTGACGGCGCTGTCCAAGGAAGTGGTTGATGCGAAGGCCGCTCAATATGGCATGCTGCATCGCCCCAATGTCGGCATCGACTATCTGATGGTCTTCCAGTCCTATGGCGTCAAATTCCAAGATGAGAAAACTGGCAAGCTGGTGTTTCCGAAAGCGGAAATGACCAAGGCGCTCGGCTGGTACGAGCGCAATGCCAAGCAAGGCGTGACCCCTGTCGACAACACGGCGATGAGCTGGGACGCGATCCAGGGCGCCTTCAAGCAGGAAAAGGCATTCATCTTCCATCAGGGTGTCTGGGCGGTTGCCTGGCAGCTCGGCGAGATGAACGGCGCCACCTGGCCGACGGATCGTGCTGGCTACTTCCACAAGATCGGCTGGATTCCGGCGCCAGCTGCCGAAAAGGGCGGCAAACCCTCCAATCTGTCCCATCCATTGCTCTATACCGTCAATGCCAAGAGCAAAAATGCTGACATTGCCGCTGATCTCGTAGCACTTGCAACATTGCCGTATTTCAACAACCAGCATGCCGTTACGTCTTATCATACGGCCATCAGCAACGCCCAAACGGCGATGCCGAAATACAAGGACAATTGGGTTCTGTCTGCGGCATCGCCGATGATGGCCCATGCCGGGTTCGTGCCGAACCATACCCAGTTCGGCAGCTACAACAAGATCCTTTTCAGCGGCTTACAGGCCGTGGAAACCGGCAAGATGAAGGCGTCCGATGCCGTTGAATTCATCGCCGACGAACTTGAGACGCAGTTCGGTTCTGACGTCGAAATCCGCGATACCGCCAGCAACTAA
- a CDS encoding carbohydrate ABC transporter permease encodes MSLVQADTMPSTDWARLERRGIAHRAGFLSALILFLTIVSIPILLPYLWLLVKSLTSSDSAVSRLVLWRSTALAGTGYLGAIALALLADRLRRPGLCWAVLGAVIVVLVAIFLAPNLTFDNYRFLWNPDIAKIGTNRMDLMPSIWSALGTSLVFAISQTAIVTLVATPAAYALSRFAFAGRENILRGLLLLHAFPALALTVAIFIQLYYMGLLNNLVGVVLVLSALEMPFAIFVLKGFFDGVPWDIEMSAVTDGATRFQAFRMVILPQIRGGLIAVATFTFLRGWEEYVFVQTLLIEKNQMTMSLYLFFVAQDHIGADYGMIAAVGIVYLLPVLVLYTFTQKYITQMSFGGIKG; translated from the coding sequence ATGTCACTGGTCCAGGCCGATACCATGCCGTCCACCGATTGGGCACGCCTTGAACGTCGGGGCATTGCTCATCGTGCTGGTTTCCTTTCGGCGCTCATCCTCTTCCTGACAATCGTTTCGATCCCAATTCTGCTGCCTTATCTCTGGTTGCTGGTGAAATCGCTCACCTCGTCCGACAGCGCCGTCAGCCGGCTGGTGTTATGGCGCAGCACTGCGCTTGCCGGTACCGGTTATCTCGGTGCGATAGCGCTGGCTCTGCTGGCGGATCGGCTGCGCAGGCCCGGTCTTTGCTGGGCGGTGCTTGGGGCCGTGATCGTCGTTTTGGTGGCGATTTTTCTCGCTCCGAACCTGACATTCGACAATTATCGCTTTCTGTGGAACCCTGATATCGCTAAAATCGGCACTAATCGCATGGACCTGATGCCATCGATCTGGTCGGCGCTCGGCACGTCGCTGGTGTTTGCGATTTCCCAGACGGCCATCGTCACACTCGTCGCCACGCCCGCGGCCTACGCGCTGTCACGGTTCGCCTTTGCGGGGCGCGAAAACATTCTGCGCGGCCTGCTTCTGCTGCATGCCTTTCCGGCGCTGGCGCTCACCGTCGCGATCTTCATCCAGCTGTACTATATGGGCCTGCTCAACAATTTGGTCGGTGTCGTGCTGGTGTTGAGTGCGCTGGAAATGCCGTTTGCGATCTTCGTCCTTAAAGGGTTCTTTGACGGCGTGCCATGGGACATCGAGATGAGCGCGGTCACAGATGGCGCAACGCGCTTCCAGGCGTTTCGCATGGTGATCCTGCCGCAGATCCGCGGTGGCCTGATTGCGGTCGCCACCTTTACCTTTCTCAGAGGCTGGGAAGAATATGTCTTCGTCCAGACGCTGCTGATCGAAAAGAACCAGATGACGATGAGCCTCTACCTGTTCTTCGTCGCGCAGGATCATATCGGCGCGGACTACGGCATGATCGCCGCCGTCGGCATCGTCTATCTCCTGCCTGTGCTGGTCCTTTACACCTTCACCCAGAAGTACATCACGCAAATGAGCTTCGGCGGGATCAAAGGATAA
- a CDS encoding ABC transporter ATP-binding protein, with amino-acid sequence MAKITLDNITKSWGETQVLKPMSLTIEDGELVAILGPSGCGKSTTLFLLAGLYAPTSGQITFDGHIVNRVDARDRNVGIVFQSYALYPNLTVRENIAFPLRFKTMRKDEIARRVEEAASLVQISSLLDRRPSQLSGGQQQRVALARALVKEPNILLLDEPLSNLDATLRITMRAELKSIQKRLGFTTLIVTHDQIEAITMADRIICMNNGEIAQVGTPDDLYRRPSNLFVAGFIGTPPMNLLKGHAMGCRLRIGEASVALTAQCEGEVTLGLRPEDITLVSHADALLGGDIISVEPMGREVFYTIDTPAGVIHALEYGEAVRHAPGTRVGIVCKPEHTLLFNASGNRIVDLNARFLHHSDIRAKALEPAN; translated from the coding sequence ATGGCCAAGATCACTCTCGACAACATCACCAAAAGCTGGGGCGAGACCCAGGTCCTGAAGCCGATGAGCTTGACCATAGAGGATGGCGAGTTGGTCGCCATCCTTGGACCTTCCGGCTGCGGGAAATCGACGACGCTGTTTCTGCTCGCCGGTCTGTATGCGCCGACATCCGGGCAGATCACCTTCGACGGACACATCGTCAACCGCGTCGACGCCCGCGATCGCAATGTCGGCATCGTCTTTCAGTCCTATGCGCTCTATCCAAACCTGACGGTGCGCGAAAACATCGCTTTTCCGCTTCGCTTCAAAACCATGCGCAAGGACGAGATTGCCAGGCGTGTCGAAGAGGCAGCAAGCCTTGTCCAGATCAGCTCCCTGCTTGACCGCCGTCCCTCGCAGCTTTCCGGCGGCCAGCAGCAGCGTGTGGCCTTAGCCCGTGCGCTGGTGAAGGAACCGAATATCCTTTTGCTCGACGAACCGCTTTCCAATCTCGACGCGACCCTGCGCATCACCATGCGGGCCGAGTTGAAAAGCATACAGAAGCGGCTCGGCTTTACCACGCTGATCGTCACCCATGACCAGATCGAGGCGATCACCATGGCAGATCGGATCATCTGCATGAACAATGGCGAGATCGCGCAGGTTGGCACGCCGGATGATCTCTATCGCCGCCCCAGCAATCTGTTCGTGGCAGGCTTTATCGGCACGCCGCCGATGAACCTTCTCAAGGGGCATGCCATGGGGTGCCGATTGCGTATCGGCGAGGCATCCGTGGCGCTCACGGCGCAGTGCGAAGGGGAGGTGACGCTCGGTCTGAGGCCCGAAGACATCACACTTGTTTCGCATGCAGATGCGCTGCTCGGTGGGGACATTATCAGCGTGGAGCCTATGGGGCGTGAAGTGTTCTACACGATCGACACGCCCGCAGGCGTCATCCATGCGCTGGAATATGGCGAAGCCGTGCGGCATGCGCCCGGCACCAGGGTCGGCATCGTCTGTAAGCCGGAACACACGCTTTTGTTCAACGCCTCCGGCAATCGTATCGTTGATCTCAACGCCAGGTTTTTGCATCATTCCGACATAAGGGCGAAAGCACTCGAGCCGGCAAACTGA
- the ugpQ gene encoding glycerophosphodiester phosphodiesterase: MTKIVSHRGANRFAPENTFAAADLALQQGADYIELDVRESADGVLYVFHDETLDRTTNGTGPIGHAMSDEIDTLDAGSWFSLAFKGAVVPRLDAYLQHLRGRAGVYIELKYCDPAKVVALVRSLGMVRDTFYFSFSEDMRRDLQLIAPEFRKMMTLNIAKSPSLVGAVHHATIIEMTVEQMRRPGLLNACRKAGLEVMIYYGGDDRAIHREIAKAGVDYINLDRPDLFEAARCERQEAAA; this comes from the coding sequence ATGACCAAAATCGTATCCCATCGCGGGGCCAACCGGTTTGCGCCGGAAAATACCTTTGCGGCAGCCGATCTTGCCCTCCAGCAAGGGGCAGACTACATTGAGCTTGATGTGCGAGAGAGTGCTGACGGTGTGCTCTACGTCTTCCACGACGAAACCTTGGACCGCACCACCAATGGCACCGGCCCGATCGGCCATGCAATGTCGGACGAAATCGACACTCTGGACGCAGGAAGCTGGTTCTCCCTCGCCTTCAAGGGCGCGGTCGTGCCAAGGCTTGATGCCTATCTCCAGCATCTGCGTGGCCGCGCTGGCGTCTATATCGAGCTGAAATATTGCGATCCGGCCAAGGTGGTTGCATTGGTGCGAAGCCTCGGCATGGTGCGCGACACATTCTATTTTTCGTTTTCCGAAGACATGCGCCGTGATCTGCAATTGATCGCGCCGGAATTCCGTAAGATGATGACGCTCAATATTGCCAAGTCGCCGTCTCTGGTCGGTGCCGTCCATCATGCCACGATCATCGAGATGACTGTTGAGCAAATGCGGCGGCCGGGTCTGTTGAATGCATGCCGCAAAGCCGGGCTTGAGGTGATGATCTATTACGGAGGGGACGACAGGGCCATTCACCGCGAAATCGCCAAAGCCGGTGTCGATTACATCAATCTTGACCGTCCGGACCTGTTTGAGGCCGCCCGTTGCGAACGTCAGGAAGCTGCCGCCTGA
- a CDS encoding metallophosphoesterase family protein: protein MQIAVVADVHLHDLYGGYGMVEEGGGLALRTLADTMASTRVFNESHAAFRAVLDDIVRRGIRDVVLLGDYSDDGQVDAVAAVKRLLSDYEDRHGLRFFATFGNHDCYGPAPRHLAKLLTQADGLDPLLVTSDERALAPAIVCPGMRGMSTAEAVEAMAPYGVTRPATILHWESPYDTLEDGAPRHLPTDECVHLDASYLVEPQEGLWLLMLDANVFHKIGDIWQVRADAAWDHVLAERPSLLTWIEDVAERASRLAKTLLAFSHYPALPLALAGEGNSVRAASTPDWSKRMPSPESGRRLARAGLRLHFSGHMHVAGRVELEGLVNIAVPSPVAYPGGYAIVTCGARQIDVEIAQLEDVSGFDAAFPAYEVQSGDKNSACLAKVLDCGTYAEFLRVHLQNLIEAKHIPDDWPPEFQACLDVPIGRIFHEDAGLEGLNVGYSEVMSQPFRQMVEDYYLFRAAGRHALGDIPAERVAFYRDLAKHLSSQERVGTGMSGKIAKFLELFAACTHFDSWLDA from the coding sequence ATGCAGATCGCAGTTGTCGCCGATGTCCATTTGCATGATTTGTACGGCGGGTATGGCATGGTGGAGGAGGGCGGTGGACTTGCCCTTCGCACGCTGGCGGATACCATGGCGTCAACCCGCGTGTTCAACGAGAGCCATGCTGCCTTTCGAGCTGTGCTTGACGATATCGTTCGGCGCGGCATCCGCGATGTCGTGCTTCTCGGCGATTATTCCGATGATGGCCAGGTTGACGCGGTTGCAGCCGTCAAACGCCTTCTTTCCGACTATGAAGACAGACACGGCCTGCGGTTTTTCGCAACCTTCGGCAATCATGATTGTTACGGACCGGCGCCGCGTCATCTGGCCAAGCTGCTGACGCAGGCAGATGGGCTTGATCCTCTGTTGGTGACGAGTGATGAACGTGCTCTGGCACCGGCAATCGTCTGCCCGGGGATGCGTGGCATGTCGACAGCTGAGGCTGTGGAGGCCATGGCACCCTATGGCGTCACGCGCCCCGCCACCATTCTCCATTGGGAGTCTCCTTATGACACTCTGGAGGACGGTGCGCCCCGACACTTGCCAACCGACGAGTGCGTGCATCTTGACGCATCTTATCTTGTCGAGCCGCAGGAAGGGCTCTGGCTTTTGATGCTGGACGCCAATGTTTTTCACAAAATTGGCGATATCTGGCAGGTGAGGGCGGATGCCGCATGGGATCATGTTCTGGCGGAACGGCCCTCTCTCCTGACATGGATAGAGGATGTAGCTGAACGTGCCAGCCGTTTGGCTAAGACCTTGCTGGCTTTTTCCCATTACCCGGCCTTGCCTTTGGCATTGGCGGGAGAAGGAAACAGCGTGCGGGCGGCGAGTACGCCGGACTGGTCGAAGCGTATGCCATCGCCTGAAAGTGGCCGGCGTCTCGCTCGTGCCGGGCTTCGATTGCATTTCAGTGGCCATATGCATGTCGCCGGGCGGGTTGAACTGGAGGGTCTCGTCAACATCGCCGTGCCGTCGCCCGTCGCCTATCCCGGTGGATACGCTATCGTCACATGTGGCGCCAGGCAGATTGACGTAGAGATCGCCCAGCTTGAAGACGTCTCGGGTTTCGACGCCGCGTTCCCGGCCTATGAGGTCCAGTCCGGTGATAAAAACAGCGCATGTTTGGCCAAGGTGCTTGATTGCGGGACCTATGCAGAGTTTCTGCGGGTCCATTTGCAAAATCTGATCGAAGCGAAACATATTCCCGATGATTGGCCACCTGAGTTTCAGGCATGCCTCGACGTGCCGATAGGGCGCATATTCCATGAAGATGCCGGTCTGGAAGGCCTTAACGTCGGATACTCGGAGGTTATGTCCCAGCCGTTTCGGCAGATGGTCGAGGATTATTACCTCTTCCGGGCTGCCGGACGACATGCCTTGGGAGACATTCCGGCAGAGAGGGTGGCGTTCTACCGCGATCTCGCCAAGCATCTCAGTTCGCAAGAGCGTGTTGGGACCGGAATGTCCGGAAAGATTGCCAAATTTCTGGAATTATTCGCCGCTTGCACACATTTTGATAGCTGGCTGGATGCGTGA